A single genomic interval of Drosophila virilis strain 15010-1051.87 chromosome 2, Dvir_AGI_RSII-ME, whole genome shotgun sequence harbors:
- the LOC6630491 gene encoding uncharacterized protein, protein MATESKPVPLASNVPDWVQAELLVDVLRESVKGFSKIKSFKADSGSAAGENYATIMLRLNIEVELEDGKEKSVSYMLKLPHQVEVYKKMMEGNNIFATEFAMYKTIVPELEQIYRDAGVEVKFGAKAYELKGAKSDYILLEDLAPRGFKNTNRTEGLDQEHTECALKRLSMWHAASAMRVATKGAYPENLTVGFFKEELRPMLAEMNNSLAKNFLSSVKMYEGNEDYIEKLKALEPNITDQIFKMAKVDHNNFNVLNHGDFWSNNMMFSHDAFGQIKDICLVDFQIPKWGVVAQDLYYFLLSSTKLEDKLTKFDHYIKFYHDSLVENLKTLKYPKTPPTLRELHMTLYKYGFWGYLTATGVMSAVLVDPTETASFENFLSDSTEGTDFKTLLYTNPRYRKHMQAILPWLLNRGAIEGF, encoded by the exons ATGGCGACAGAATCAAAGCCCGTTCCCTTAGCCAGCAATGTGCCCGACTGGGTGCAGGCCGAACTTTTGGTGGATGTTCTGAGAGAATCGGTTAAGGGGTTCTCAAAAATCAAGAGCTTTAAGGCCGACAGCGGATCGGCAGCAGGTGAAAACTATGCGACGATCATGTTGCGTTTGAATATAGAAGTCGAACTGGAGG ATGGCAAGGAGAAATCAGTTTCCTATATGCTCAAACTGCCGCATCAAGTGGAGGTCTATAAAAAGATGATGGAGGGCAACAATATATTTGCGACTGAGTTTGCCATGTACAAGACGATTGTGCCCGAGCTGGAACAAATTTATCGAGACGCCGGAGTGGAGGTGAAATTCGGTGCCAAGGCCTATGAGCTGAAGGGCGCTAAATCAGATTACATACTGCTTGAGGATCTGGCACCCAGAGGTTTCAAGAACACTAATCGCACTGAGGGCTTGGATCAGGAACATACAGAGTGTGCTCTGAAAAGGTTATCCATGTGGCATGCCGCTTCCGCGATGCGTGTTGCCACCAAGGGAGCCTATCCAGAGAATTTGACCGTTGGTTTCTTCAAGGAGGAACTGCGGCCAATGCTGGCTGAGATGAATAATAGTTTAGCAAAGAACTTTCTTAGCAGCGTTAAGATGTATGAAGGAAACGAGGACTATATAGAAAAACTG AAAGCACTGGAGCCCAACATCACTgatcaaatattcaaaatggCCAAGGTAGATCATAATAACTTCAATGTTCTCAATCATGGTGACTTTTGGAGCAACAATATGATGTTTTCGCACGACGCCTTTGGCCAAATCAAGGACATTTGTCTAGTCGATTTCCAAATTCCGAAATGGGGCGTTGTAGCACAGGACTTATACTACTTCCTCCTGTCCTCAACTAAGCTCGAGGATAAGCTGACGAAATTCGATCACTACATCAAGTTCTATCATGATAGTCTTGTGGAAAACCTAAAGACACTGAAGTATCCGAAAACTCCGCCTACACTACGCGAATTGCACATGACGCTCTACAAGTATGGCTTCTGGG GATACCTGACCGCCACAGGTGTTATGAGCGCCGTTCTGGTCGATCCCACAGAAACGGCCAGCTTTGAGAACTTCCTCAGTGACTCTACAGAAGGCACCGACTTTAAGACCTTGCTCTATACCAATCCACGATATCGTAAGCATATGCAGGCCATATTGCCTTGGTTGTTGAATCGTGGAGCCATTGAAGGATTCTAA
- the LOC6630742 gene encoding uncharacterized protein isoform X2: protein MKTMLTDAAGIGYINTLNIFPKEKQMYELIIPQLEQLYQEQGRSVKFSPKCHWAENVNGRISLVLEDLKTKKFSNINRLKGFNMKQMQRVLEKLAEFHAASAVWHQRNGAYPEDFQRIYLPANYHRSKSYQARIQSYKTAMATWGFSNPELYTSRIPTADQFVQSAARCFNNDPLEFKVLNHGDFWSGNILLNSTLACDIKEIHFVDFQRCKWGSPAQDLWELIICSSHHSLRTKQFDCFVRIYHTHLIQCLKLLNYAKPLPLLRELHMSMLKHGFWGYFTTFMHLVLILLPVDNGASLPKLMLPGEDGDRFRAKVYTNPLYVRAALSIFPFLHRRGLLEF from the exons ATGAAAACCATGCTCACTGATGCCGCGGGCATAGGTTATATCAACACGCTCAATATATTTCCGAAGGAGAAACAAATGTATGAGCTGATTATACCACAGCTGGAGCAGCTTTATCAGGAGCAGGGCAGATCTGTTAAATTTTCACCCAAGTGCCACTGGGCGGAGAATGTGAATGGACGCATCTCGCTGGTGCTAGAGGATCTGAAGACCAAAAAGTTTAGCAATATCAATCGGCTCAAGGGTTTCAATATGAAACAAATGCAACGAGTGCTCGAGAAACTGGCCGAGTTCCATGCAGCCAGCGCGGTCTGGCATCAGCGTAATGGTGCCTATCCGGAGGATTTTCAGCGTATCTATCTGCCTGCCAACTATCACAGATCCAAGTCGTATCAGGCGCGAATACAGAGCTATAAGACGGCCATGGCCACATGGGGCTTTAGCAATCCCGAGCTCTACACGAGTAGAATT CCGACAGCGGATCAGTTTGTGCAATCTGCTGCGCGCTGCTTTAACAACGATCCACTGGAATTTAAGGTACTTAATCACGGGGATTTTTGGTCTGGCAATATTTTACTCAATAGCACTTTGGCCTGTGATATCAAGGAGATACATTTTGTGGACTTCCAACGCTGCAAATGGGGCAGTCCCGCTCAAGATTTGTGGGAGTTGATCATATGCTCCTCGCATCATAGTCTGAgaacaaaacaatttgattgttttgttAGAATATATCACACACATCTTATCCAATGCCTTAAACTGCTGAACTATGCCAAGCCGTTGCCTTTGCTCAGGGAGCTGCACATGAGCATGCTCAAGCATGGTTTCTGGG GTTACTTTACCACCTTCATGCATCTGGTGCTCATTCTACTGCCCGTAGACAATGGGGCGAGTCTGCCCAAGCTAATGCTGCCTGGTGAAGATGGGGATCGCTTTCGTGCCAAGGTCTATACAAATCCATTGTATGTGCGGGCCGCCTTAAGCATATTTCCATTCCTGCATAGACGTGGCTTATTagaattttaa
- the LOC6630740 gene encoding uncharacterized protein: protein MSLNNTSKPMNPNEFLVIPKWINEEYFRPILEKDVSDFVTIKNCTPIAATQPGENYTSIMVRVVIDIELKDGSEQQISYILKTMLDANKGGDIVAGMNLFPKEKQMYEVHIPNYIKLYKEAGLDIELAPKCVHVENTPERITLVLEDLKRQKFHNIDRLKGLDMPHMRRVLRKLAELHAASAVNFEQNGPYADMYYETFYMENNRPIFEALGQMRMEQYFKAMREWQLPDAEKYIAMAPSVKQFFDNAIALNKVDETEFNCLNHGDLWCNNIMFADEGSVERTLFVDLQVGKWGSPAQDLWYFITTSAALDIKIKEFDHFIKIYHERLVECLKLLKYSKHIPTLRELHVTMIKYGNWGPLTANGVLVAVLLPSDKDSSIDMMMTPGPEGDAFRYKSFINPYYAKAMLQLYPFFENKGLL from the exons ATGTCACTCAATAACACCAGTAAGCCCATGAATCCCAACGAGTTTCTGGTGATTCCCAAATGGATAAATGAGGAATACTTTCGTCCCATCCTCGAGAAAGATGTAAGCGACTTTGTAACCATAAAAAACTGTACACCCATTGCGGCAACACAACCCGGTGAAAACTACACATCGATTATGGTGCGTGTCGTCATCGACATTGAGCTCAAAG ATGGCAGTGAGCAGCAGATATCATACATATTGAAGACAATGCTGGATGCGAATAAGGGCGGCGATATTGTAGCGGGCATGAATTTGTTTcctaaagaaaaacaaatgtacGAGGTGCACATTCCTAACTATATCAAGCTCTACAAAGAGGCGGGATTGGACATTGAACTGGCGCCCAAATGCGTGCACGTTGAAAACACTCCGGAGCGCATAACCCTCGTGCTGGAGGATCTAAAGCGTCAGAAATTTCACAATATCGATCGCCTCAAGGGATTGGACATGCCCCATATGCGTCGGGTGCTACGTAAACTGGCCGAGCTGCATGCCGCCTCAGCGGTGAATTTTGAACAGAACGGACCCTACGCCGATATGTACTATGAAACGTTTTATATGGAGAATAATCGGCCAATATTTGAGGCGCTTGGACAAATGCGTATGGAGCAGTATTTCAAAGCCATGAGAGAGTGGCAACTGCCGGATGCAGAGAAATATATTGCGATGGCTCCATCTGTAAAACAGTTTTTTGATAACGCAATTGCCTTGAACAAAGTGGACGAGACCGAGTTCAATTGTCTAAATCATGGCGATCTTTGGTGCAACAATATAATGTTCGCGGATGAGGGATCGGTGGAGCGCACATTATTTGTGGATTTGCAAGTTGGAAAATGGGGCTCCCCAGCACAAGATCTTTGGTATTTCATTACAACCTCGGCTGCGCTTGACATTAAGATCAAGGAATTCGATCATTTCATCAAAATATATCACGAGCGTTTGGTGGAATGCCTCAAATTGCTGAAATACTCGAAGCACATTCCAACGCTGCGAGAATTACACGTAACGATGATAAAATACGGCAATTGGG GCCCTTTGACGGCGAATGGAGTTTTGGTTGCCGTGCTCCTGCCCTCTGATAAGGACTCCAGCATTGATATGATGATGACCCCGGGACCCGAAGGCGATGCCTTTCGCTACAAGAGCTTTATCAATCCCTACTACGCCAAGGCGATGCTGCAATTGTATCCGTTCTTTGAAAACAAGGGGCTGCTATAG
- the LOC6630493 gene encoding uncharacterized protein: MSEPSHTNGHAEAADPNLPPWLPRISLENAVRAQIGDFEKILSVTPQPTSSGDNYSALMVRLLVEVELLDHSTKSVSFVLKAQHNNEIMAAILSKLRLFQKEEKMYHTILPKFEQLYADVGKTIKFAPKAYKIDQDLGVDYVLLEDLKVKSFKNANRLAGLNLDHMQQVLEKLAAFHAASACYVEQNGMFGEEFTVGVFSEANRRLLQEFNASGAFLAQLKKWKNCQKIYEKLAKSDEYLVDRLLQDQQVSMREFNVLNHGDCWNLNIMFLYDAFGKIKETLFVDFQVGKYGSPANDLYYLILSSAAPDIKTVKFDYMVRFYFDHLVENLKLLQYHRPLPKLKNLHAALLRNGLAAYMVVSKVLPVVMLDKTDNANLGNDESKVKAAMYTNQKYVQVMSEILPWLDNRGLLDWK; encoded by the exons ATGTCAGAGCCCTCACACACGAATGGACACGCTGAGGCAGCGGATCCCAATTTGCCCCCCTGGCTGCCCAGAATCTCGCTGGAGAATGCAGTACGTGCACAGATTGGAGACTTTGAGAAGATACTATCTGTAACACCACAGCCAACGAGTTCTGGTGACAACTATTCCGCTCTGATGGTGCGCCTGCTGGTCGAAGTCGAGCTGCTCG ATCACAGCACCAAGAGCGTGTCCTTTGTGCTGAAGGCTCAGcataataatgaaataatgGCTGCAATACTCAGCAAGTTGCGTCTCTTCCAGAAGGAGGAAAAAATGTATCATACCATTCTACCCAAATTCGAGCAGCTCTATGCCGATGTTGGCAAAACCATCAAATTTGCACCTAAGGCATATAAAATAGATCAGGATTTGGGAGTTGATTATGTGCTGCTCGAGGATTTAAAAGTGAAGAGTTTCAAGAACGCCAATCGCTTGGCGGGTCTGAATCTAGATCATATGCAGCAGGTGCTAGAGAAGTTGGCCGCTTTTCATGCAGCCTCCGCCTGCTATGTAGAGCAAAATGGCATGTTTGGAGAAGAGTTTACGGTGGGGGTGTTCAGCGAAGCCAATCGTCGGCTGCTGCAGGAGTTTAATGCCTCGGGTGCATTTCTGGCGCAGCTCAAGAAGTGGAAGAACTGTCAAAAGATCTATGAGAAATTG GCCAAAAGTGATGAGTATTTGGTTGATCGTCTGCTACAGGATCAGCAGGTTTCCATGCGGGAGTTCAATGTGCTCAATCATGGCGATTGTTGGAACCTCAATATAATGTTTCTATATGATGCCTTTGGCAAAATCAAGGAAACGCTTTTTGTCGACTTTCAAGTTGGCAAATATGGCTCCCCGGCGAATGATCTATATTATCTGATACTTTCCTCAGCAGCGCCAGATATTAAAACCGTCAAATTTGATTATATGGTTCGCTTCTATTTCGATCATTTGGTGGAGAATCTTAAGCTGCTGCAATATCATCGCCCTTTGCCCAAGTTGAAGAATTTGCACGCTGCTCTCTTGCGCAATGGATTGGCAG CTTATATGGTCGTGTCCAAGGTGCTACCAGTTGTCATGCTGGACAAGACCGACAATGCCAATTTGGGAAATGACGAGTCCAAGGTGAAGGCCGCCATGTACACCAATCAGAAATATGTTCAGGTAATGTCCGAAATTCTGCCATGGTTGGATAATCGCGGTCTGCTCGACTGGAAGTAA
- the LOC6630741 gene encoding uncharacterized protein: MSESNEIVNPNEHLVIPDWITAKYFKTVLDKDEPNHVKVLKFTPVAAIPPGENFTSIMLRIYIDLEMKDGSTKTKTYIFKTMLPSERGGAEIENFGLFPKELKMYETYLHAFEALYKAAGEDIQIAPKCLHTEEREGYIHFIFEDLGVKKFRNVDRINGLDMVHMTCALRKLAEFHAASSVYEEQNGPFPSEFNEGFVSLNTDKFIKEGFQMKEVSYKKAMATWGMKDAEKYIKNYPTTEQYWAMCVSTLETDPQDFNTLTHGDFWSSNLMCNYLPDGNIDQLILVDFQICKWGSPALDLLFFITLSAANDIRLKEFDHFICIYWERLIECLKLLKYKKPLPKLRDLQASLYKKNNSFYAFFALTNHLPLIVFPTDKDSNIHSLMAETEEGENLRLRLTSNPIYANIMKDLYPFYYNRGLFNFDDYITE; this comes from the exons ATGTCGGAATCGAATGAAATAGTTAACCCAAATGAACATCTTGTCATACCCGATTGGATCACTGCAAAGTATTTCAAAACCGTGCTCGATAAGGACGAACCGAACCATGTCAAGGTGCTCAAATTTACGCCTGTGGCGGCCATACCGCCCGGCGAGAACTTTACCTCCATTATGCTGCGCATTTACATCGATTTGGAAATGAAAG ATGGcagcacaaaaacaaagaccTACATCTTTAAGACGATGCTGCCTAGCGAACGGGGTGGGGCTGAAATAGAGAATTTTGGCCTGTTCCCGAAGGAGCTGAAGATGTACGAAACATATTTGCACGCTTTCGAGGCACTCTATAAGGCAGCCGGTGAGGATATACAAATTGCGCCAAAGTGTCTGCACACTGAGGAACGCGAGGGCTACATTCACTTCATTTTCGAGGATCTGGGTGTTAAGAAATTCCGAAATGTGGACCGCATTAACGGCCTGGACATGGTGCATATGACATGTGCTTTACGTAAGCTAGCCGAATTTCATGCAGCCAGCTCAGTTTATGAGGAGCAAAATGGTCCCTTTCCCAGCGAATTTAATGAGGGATTTGTTTCACTCAACACCGATAAGTTCATTAAAGAAGGCTTTCAGATGAAGGAGGTGTCCTATAAAAAGGCAATGGCCACATGGGGCATGAAGGATGCCGAAAAGTATATCAAGAATTAT CCCACTACAGAACAGTATTGGGCCATGTGTGTTAGTACTCTGGAAACTGATCCCCAGGATTTCAATACCTTAACCCATGGAGATTTCTGGTCTAGCAATTTGATGTGCAATTATTTGCCTGACGGAAATATAGATCAACTGATCCTGGTAGACTTTCAAATCTGCAAATGGGGTAGTCCAGCTCTGGATCTGTTGTTTTTCATAACGTTATCAGCTGCAAACGACATAAGGCTTAAGGAATTTGATCACTTTATCTGCATTTATTGGGAGCGTTTAATAGAGTGTCTGAAATTGCTAAAATATAAGAAGCCTTTGCCTAAGTTGCGTGATCTACAAGCCTCCCTGTACAAAAAGAACAACTCTTTTTATG CCTTCTTTGCCCTTACAAATCACCTACCTCTAATTGTGTTTCCTACCGATAAGGACAGCAATATTCATTCTTTGATGGCTGAAACTGAAGAAGGAGAAAATTTACGGCTTCGCCTGACGTCTAATCCCATTTATGCCAATATTATGAAGGATTTGTATCCATTTTATTACAATCGTGGattgtttaattttgatgACTATATAACAGAATga
- the LOC6630492 gene encoding uncharacterized protein, producing the protein MSAEASKPDASPKNVPDWVRAEKFVDVLKESVKGFSKIKSFKVNSGSAAGENYSTVMLRLNIDVELEDGAVKSVSYMLKVPHQMEMFQAMMEHTKSIFDIERNMYNIHVPEMEQMYRNAGVDIKFGAQAYTVKGAETEYLLLEDLAPRGFKNSNRLEGLDQVHTEAALRKLSMWHAASAVRVANKGVYPDQLMVGFYKEENRVMISEMNKQMAQNFLKCCATYEGNEEYIEKVRALQPKLNDELFKKANMDANEFNALNHGDCWSNNMMFSHDSFGKIKETYLVDFQLPKFGSVAQDLYYFLLSSTKFEDKLTKFDYYIKFYHENLSENLRLLKYPKVVPTLRDIHLSLFKHGIWGFITATTVMSGILLDPTEVANIENFLSDSAEGNEFKTLLYSNARYRKHIQAVLPWLHNRGALEI; encoded by the exons atgtcCGCCGAGGCCAGCAAACCAGATGCATCCCCCAAGAACGTGCCCGATTGGGTGCGGGCCGAAAAATTTGTGGATGTGCTCAAAGAATCGGTCAAGGGGTTCTCAAAAATCAAGAGCTTCAAGGTGAACAGCGGATCGGCGGCTGGCGAAAACTACTCGACGGTCATGTTGCGTCTAAATATAGACGTCGAGCTGGAGG ATGGCGCTGTCAAGTCCGTATCCTATATGCTAAAGGTGCCGCATCAAATGGAAATGTTTCAGGCAATGATGGAGCATACCAAAAGTATCTTTGATATAGAACGCAATATGTATAATATCCATGTGCCCGAGATGGAACAAATGTATCGTAACGCTGGTGTGGACATCAAATTCGGTGCTCAGGCATATACTGTTAAGGGTGCCGAAACAGAGTATTTACTACTTGAGGATCTGGCGCCCAGGGGTTTCAAGAACTCCAATCGGCTGGAGGGCTTGGACCAGGTGCACACCGAAGCTGCTCTGCGTAAGTTGTCCATGTGGCATGCCGCGTCCGCAGTGCGTGTGGCCAACAAGGGTGTCTATCCGGATCAGCTTATGGTTGGCTTTTACAAGGAAGAAAACCGTGTAATGATATCCGAGATGAACAAGCAAATGGCCCAGAATTTTCTCAAATGCTGTGCAACCTACGAGGGCAATGAGGAGTATATAGAGAAAGTG AGAGCTCTGCAACCGAAGCTAAATGATGAACTCTTTAAAAAGGCTAACATGGATGCCAACGAATTTAATGCACTCAACCATGGTGACTGTTGGAGCAACAATATGATGTTTTCACACGACTCCTTTGGAAAAATCAAGGAAACCTATCTGGTGGACTTTCAACTACCGAAATTCGGTTCGGTGGCACAGGATTTGTACTACTTTCTGCTGTCCTCAACCAAATTCGAGGACAAGCTCACCAAGTTCGATTACTATATCAAGTTCTATCATGAAAATCTCTCGGAAAATCTAAGACTACTGAAATATCCGAAAGTCGTGCCTACGCTTCGCGATATACACCTATCGCTTTTCAAGCATGGCATTTGGG GCTTTATTACCGCAACGACCGTCATGAGCGGCATTCTACTGGATCCCACAGAAGTCGCCAATATTGAAAACTTTCTGAGTGATTCCGCTGAGGGCAACGAGTTTAAAACCTTGCTCTATTCCAACGCACGCTATCGGAAACATATCCAAGCGGTGTTGCCCTGGCTTCACAATCGTGGCGCTCtcgaaatataa
- the LOC6630742 gene encoding uncharacterized protein isoform X1 — MPDNSNKFCESNDVHIHIPSWINEAYFKKLLKRELTEFRKILNLSIIPASPPGECESYTSLLMRIIIDIEMKDGFTQQKSYIMKTMLTDAAGIGYINTLNIFPKEKQMYELIIPQLEQLYQEQGRSVKFSPKCHWAENVNGRISLVLEDLKTKKFSNINRLKGFNMKQMQRVLEKLAEFHAASAVWHQRNGAYPEDFQRIYLPANYHRSKSYQARIQSYKTAMATWGFSNPELYTSRIPTADQFVQSAARCFNNDPLEFKVLNHGDFWSGNILLNSTLACDIKEIHFVDFQRCKWGSPAQDLWELIICSSHHSLRTKQFDCFVRIYHTHLIQCLKLLNYAKPLPLLRELHMSMLKHGFWGYFTTFMHLVLILLPVDNGASLPKLMLPGEDGDRFRAKVYTNPLYVRAALSIFPFLHRRGLLEF; from the exons ATGCCcgataacagcaacaaattctGTGAATCGAATGATGTGCACATCCATATACCTAGCTGGATCAATGAGGCTTATTTTAAGAAATTGCTAAAACGTGAACTAACCGAATTTCGAAAAATACTGAATCTCTCGATAATACCGGCCTCGCCGCCTGGCGAATGTGAGAGCTATACCTCGTTGCTAATGCGCATTATAATCGACATTGAAATGAAAG ATGGATTCACCCAGCAAAAGTCGTATATTATGAAAACCATGCTCACTGATGCCGCGGGCATAGGTTATATCAACACGCTCAATATATTTCCGAAGGAGAAACAAATGTATGAGCTGATTATACCACAGCTGGAGCAGCTTTATCAGGAGCAGGGCAGATCTGTTAAATTTTCACCCAAGTGCCACTGGGCGGAGAATGTGAATGGACGCATCTCGCTGGTGCTAGAGGATCTGAAGACCAAAAAGTTTAGCAATATCAATCGGCTCAAGGGTTTCAATATGAAACAAATGCAACGAGTGCTCGAGAAACTGGCCGAGTTCCATGCAGCCAGCGCGGTCTGGCATCAGCGTAATGGTGCCTATCCGGAGGATTTTCAGCGTATCTATCTGCCTGCCAACTATCACAGATCCAAGTCGTATCAGGCGCGAATACAGAGCTATAAGACGGCCATGGCCACATGGGGCTTTAGCAATCCCGAGCTCTACACGAGTAGAATT CCGACAGCGGATCAGTTTGTGCAATCTGCTGCGCGCTGCTTTAACAACGATCCACTGGAATTTAAGGTACTTAATCACGGGGATTTTTGGTCTGGCAATATTTTACTCAATAGCACTTTGGCCTGTGATATCAAGGAGATACATTTTGTGGACTTCCAACGCTGCAAATGGGGCAGTCCCGCTCAAGATTTGTGGGAGTTGATCATATGCTCCTCGCATCATAGTCTGAgaacaaaacaatttgattgttttgttAGAATATATCACACACATCTTATCCAATGCCTTAAACTGCTGAACTATGCCAAGCCGTTGCCTTTGCTCAGGGAGCTGCACATGAGCATGCTCAAGCATGGTTTCTGGG GTTACTTTACCACCTTCATGCATCTGGTGCTCATTCTACTGCCCGTAGACAATGGGGCGAGTCTGCCCAAGCTAATGCTGCCTGGTGAAGATGGGGATCGCTTTCGTGCCAAGGTCTATACAAATCCATTGTATGTGCGGGCCGCCTTAAGCATATTTCCATTCCTGCATAGACGTGGCTTATTagaattttaa
- the LOC6630743 gene encoding uncharacterized protein gives MGTGKKNYQAPEWLTVEFLQDVLKEHFKEESLIVSDLLVKSAQVGDVVVGFASEMHRACFNLQRGNVKSKFSVFVKDHPKGQTGAIALRSKLFKREILTYKEVLPRVQALLESIGDKAKIAPICYYTTETPEPFLILEDMQLSGYENFERGRLLNLDYVLPSVEKLAKLHACSAVIAKQNPEVLEFFNEAPISRNPDRRDFLSFFPVNIRCVAEEIAHWKGFEQITEKMFKLAENVLQSAVHMYEEQEKGFKVFNMADIWINNLMFHINNETKEPDNVVALDFQLAFLGSPAVDLNYFLFGSLNENVRKVHLKFIIHEYQRVLKETLEKLEYQGHIPTLKEINIELIKNSLIGVIAATCLTPLIFREDAGFDNLEDLNSRTENGDRFRRENVENPKYRAFLQRTVKEFELSGFLDT, from the exons atgggcACCGGCAAGAAGAATTACCAAGCACCTGAGTGGCTGACCGTGGAATTTCTGCAGGATGTGCTGAAGGAGCACTTCAAAGAGGAGTCGCTCATCGTTAGCGATTTGCTAGTGAAAAGCGCCCAGGTGGGCGATGTTGTTGTCGGCTTTGCCAGTGAAATGCATCGCGCCTGCTTCAATCTGCAGCGCGGCAACGTGAAGAGCAAGTTTTCGGTGTTTGTCAAGGATCATCCGAAGGGTCAAACGGGCGCCATAGCTCTGCGAAGCAAACTGTTCAAGCGTGAGATCCTGACCTATAAGGAAGTGTTGCCGCGGGTACAGGCGCTTCTCGAATCCATTGGCGACAAGGCGAAAATTGCACCCATCTGCTATTACACGACGGAGACTCCGGAGCCATTCCTCATTTTGGAGGACATGCAACTGAGCGGATACGAAAACTTTGAACGCGGCCGTCTACTCAACTTAGACTATGTGCTGCCCAGCGTGGAGAAACTGGCCAAGCTACATGCCTGCAGTGCTGTCATAGCCAAGCAGAATCCCGAAGTGCTGGAGTTCTTCAACGAAGCGCCCATCTCTCGCAATCCGGATCGTCGTGATTTTCTAAGTTTCTTTCCGGTGAACATACGCTGCGTGGCTGAAGAGATTGCCCACTGGAAGGGCTTTGAGCAGATCACTGAGAAGATGTTTAAGCTAGCCGAAAATGTGCTCCAGAGCGccgtgcatatgtatgaggagcagGAGAAGGGCTTTAAAGTATTCAACATGGCCGACATTTGGATCAACAATCTAATGTTTCATATTAACAATGAAACGAAGGAGCCCGATAATGTCGTTGCG CTGGATTTCCAGCTGGCGTTTCTGGGCTCGCCAGCTGTTGATCTTAACTATTTTCTATTTGGCTCTCTCAATGAGAATGTACGTAAGGTGCACCTCAAGTTTATAATACATGAATATCAGCGCGTACTAAAAGAAACTCTAGAAAAACTTGAGTACCAAGGACACATTCCAACTCTCAAAGAAATTAACATTGAGCTAATTAAAAATAGCCTAATTG GAGTCATTGCGGCCACTTGCCTAACGCCGCTGATATTCCGGGAAGATGCGGGCTTCGACAATCTTGAGGATCTGAACTCACGGACAGAGAATGGAGATCGTTTTCGACGCGAGAACGTGGAGAATCCCAAATATCGCGCATTTTTACAACGCACTGTCAAAGAGTTCGAGCTATCAGGTTTCTTGGATACGTAA
- the LOC6630744 gene encoding uncharacterized protein isoform X2: MPSVLKDPFFSSGMGTFIGLLEEVPELRKYVPHFKKMENDYVDRLKAIMQEYRNNRQPNGYYVLGHCDFHLRNMMFKYSKDNQSLEDVMLLDFQMSNICPITLDLIYAVYMLMSMEDRHNNYKELINYYFSEFLATLQKIGFKGELPNSVEFWRQVSQHKYYDIFLVTTFLPMMGVLKLKSFDPAELMQKEELRKKLYRFESFIEDVKCLLARFEELGYFE; encoded by the exons ATGCCCAGCGTTTTGAAAGATCCTTTTTTTAGCTCTGGCATGGGTACGTTTATTGGATTACTTGAGGAAGTTCCAGAATTAAGAAAGTATGTACCTCATTTCAAGAAGATGGAAAATGATTATGTGGATCGCTTGAAAGCGATAATGCAGGAGTATCGCAATAATCGCCAGCCCAACGGCTATTACGTCCTTGGCCATTGCGACTTTCATCTGCGTAATATGATGTTCAAGTATAGCAAGGACAATCAAAGTTTGGAAGATGTTATGCTACTGGATTTTCAAATGAGCAATATTTGCCCGATAACTCTTGATCTGATCTATGCCGTGTATATGCTGATGAGCATGGAGGATCGTCATAATAACTACAAAGAACTGATTAACTATTACTTCTCCGAGTTTCTTGCAACATTGCAAAAAATTGGCTTTAAGGGCGAGTTACCGAATTCGGTGGAGTTTTGGAGACAAGTATCCCAACATAAATACTATG atatatttttggTTACAACCTTCTTGCCAATGATGGGAGTTCTTAAGTTGAAAAGCTTTGATCCCGCCGAACTGATGCAAAAGGAAGAGTTGCGGAAAAAGTTGTACCGTTTTGAAAGTTTCATCGAAGATGTTAAGTGTTTGTTGGCCAGATTTGAAGAGCTAGGCTACTTTGAGTAA